One window of Quercus robur chromosome 5, dhQueRobu3.1, whole genome shotgun sequence genomic DNA carries:
- the LOC126727505 gene encoding coatomer subunit beta-1-like produces the protein MEKSCTLLVHFDKATPALANEIKESLEGNDVESKIEALKKAIMLLLNGETIPQLFITIIRYVLPSEDHTIQKLLLLYLELIEKTDSKGKVLPEMILICQNLRNNLQHPNEFIRGVTLRFLCRLNESEIVEPLLPSILSNLEHRHPFVRRNAVLAVMSVYRLPQGEQLLDSAPEIVEKFLTSEQDSSSKRNAFLMLFNCAQDRAVDYLFRNVDRIADWGEQLQMVVLELIRKVCRANKAEKGKYIKIIISLLNAQSTAVVYECATTLVSLSSAPTAIRAAANTYCQLLLSQSDNNVKLIVLDRLNELRISHREIMVDLVMDVLRALSTPNLDIRKKTIDIALDLITPRNVDEVVMMLKKEVVKTQNLEHEKNGEYRQMLVQAIHSCAIKFPEVASTVVHLLMDFLGDSNVASAIDVVVFVREIIETNPKLRVSIITRLLDTFYQIRAARVCSCALWIIGEYCLSLSEVETGIASIKQCLGELPFFTVTEEGEVQDQGAKKVQQVNSTTVSSRRPAILADGTYATQSAALETAMSPPTFVQGSLSSTGNLRSLILSGDFFLGAVVACTLTKLVLRLEEVQPSKVEVNKASTQALLYMVSMLQLGESSVLPQPIDNDSRDRIVLCMRLLCNTGDEVRKIWLQSCRESFVKMLADKQHRETEELKAKAQISNAQPDDLIDFYHLKSRKGMSQLELEDEVQDDLKRATGEFTKDGDDANKLNRILQLTGFSDPVYAEAYVTVHHYDIVLDVTVINRTKETLQNLCLELATMGDLKLVERPQNYTLAPESSKQIKANIKVSSTETGVIFGNIVYETSSNVLERNVIVLNDIHIDIMDYISPASCADVAFRTMWAEFEWENKVAVNTVLQDEKEFLDHIIKSTNMKCLTPPSALEGECGFLAANLYAKSVFGEDALVNVSIEKQTDGKLGGYIRIRSKTQGIALSLGDKITLKQKGGS, from the exons atggaaaaatcatGCACTCTCCTCGTCCACTTCGACAAAGCAACCCCAGCACTGGCCAACGAGATCAAAGAATCCCTGGAAGGAAACGACGTCGAATCCAAAATCGAAGCCCTCAAGAAGGCGATCATGCTCTTGCTCAACGGCGAGACCATCCCTCAGCTCTTCATCACCATCATCCGCTACGTCCTCCCTTCCGAGGACCACACCATCCAGAAACTCCTCCTGCTCTACCTCGAGCTAATCGAGAAAACCGATTCCAAGGGAAAAGTACTCCCAGAAATGATCCTCATTTGCCAGAACCTCCGCAACAACCTCCAGCACCCCAACGAGTTCATACGCGGCGTCACGCTCCGGTTCCTCTGCCGCCTCAACGAGTCCGAGATCGTCGAGCCGCTTCTGCCGTCGATCCTGTCGAATCTCGAGCACCGCCACCCGTTCGTGCGGCGGAATGCGGTGCTGGCGGTGATGTCGGTCTACAGGCTGCCGCAGGGGGAGCAGTTGCTGGATTCGGCGCCGGAGATCGTCGAGAAGTTCCTGACTTCCGAGCAGGATAGTTCGAGCAAGCGCAACGCGTTTCTGATGCTATTCAATTGCGCGCAGGATCGGGCGGTGGATTATCTGTTCCGGAATGTGGATCGGATTGCCGATTGGGGCGAGCAGCTCCAGATGGTGGTGCTGGAGTTGATTCGGAAGGTTTGCCGCGCGAACAAGGCGGAGAAGGGGAAGTATATAAAGATTATCATCTCGTTGCTGAACGCGCAGTCGACGGCAGTGGTTTACGAGTGCGCGACGACGCTCGTGTCGCTTTCGTCGGCGCCGACGGCGATTCGCGCGGCGGCGAATACTTACTGTCAGTTGCTGCTGTCGCAGAGCGATAACAATGTGAAGCTGATCGTTTTGGATCGGTTGAATGAGCTGAGGATTTCGCATCGGGAGATTATGGTGGATTTGGTGATGGATGTGCTGCGAGCGCTCTCGACGCCGAATTTGGATATTAGGAAGAAGACGATTGATATTGCCTTGGATTTGATCACGCCGAGGAATGTGGATGAGGTGGTGATGATGTTGAAGAAGGAGGTTGTGAAGACGCAGAATTTGGAGCATGAGAAGAATGGAGAGTATAGGCAAATGCTGGTTCAAGCGATTCATTCTTGCGCGATCAAGTTCCCCGAGGTCGCGAGCACTGTGGTGCATTTGTTGATGGATTTCTTAGGCGATTCCAATGTGGCTTCGGCTATTGATGTGGTGGTTTTCGTTAGGGAGATCATCGAGACCAATCCGAAGCTTCGAGTTTCGATTATAACTAGGCTTTTGGATACGTTTTACCAGATCCGTGCCGCGAGGGTTTGCTCGTGTGCACTTTGGATCATTGGTGAGTATTGCTTGTCTCTCTCTGAAGTGGAGACTGGGATCGCGTCGATCAAGCAGTGTCTCGGGGAATTGCCGTTTTTTACAGTGACTGAAGAAGGGGAAGTGCAAGATCAAGGTGCGAAGAAAGTTCAGCAAGTGAATTCCACCACTGTTTCTTCTCGAAGGCCTGCGATTCTCGCGGACGGGACTTATGCTACTCAAAGTGCTGCACTAGAAACTGCAATGTCGCCGCCTACATTCGTTCAAGGATCGTTGTCTTCGACAGGAAACTTGAGATCATTGATTCTATCGGGCGACTTTTTCCTCGGGGCAGTTGTGGCTTGTACATTGACAAAGCTCGTGTTGAGATTGGAAGAGGTGCAGCCATCGAAAGTTGAAGTGAATAAGGCATCTACACAGGCTTTATTGTACATGGTGTCGATGCTCCAATTGGGTGAATCATCGGTTCTTCCACAGCCGATTGATAATGATTCTCGTGATAGGATTGTTCTTTGCATGAGATTGCTGTGCAATACTGGTGATGAAGTAAGGAAGATATGGCTGCAGTCTTGCAGAGAGAGCTTTGTGAAAATGCTTGCGGATAAGCAGCACAGGGAGACAGAGGAGCTCAAAGCTAAGGCCCAGATATCTAATGCACAACCAGATGATCTTATCGATTTCTATCATTTGAAGAGCAGGAAG GGTATGAGCCAACTTGAGTTGGAAGATGAGGTCCAAGATGATCTAAAGCGTGCCACTGGAGAGTTCACAAAGGATGGAGATGATGCAAATAAGCTCAATCGGATTCTTCAGCTTACAGGTTTCAGTGATCCTGTCTATGCTGAAGCATATGTGACAGTTCATCATTATGACATAGTCCTTGATGTTACTGTCATCAACCGAACCAAGGAGACCCTCCAGAATTTATGCTTGGAGTTGGCAACCATGGGTGATCTCAAACTTGTTGAGCGACCACAAAACTACACCCTAGCTCCAGAGTCAAGCAAACAAATTAAGGCAAATATTAAGGTCTCTTCAACGGAAACAGGAGTCATTTTTGGTAATATTGTATATGAGACTTCCTCAAATGTTCTTGAGAGAAATGTTATTGTCCTGAATGACATCCATATTGATATAATGGACTACATCTCCCCTGCATCAtgtgctgatgtggcatttagAACAATGTGGGCTGAATTTGAGTGGGAAAACAAG GTTGCTGTAAATACTGTCCTTCAAGATGAGAAGGAATTTCTTGACCATATTATCAAGTCTACCAACATGAAGTGCCTCACACCACC ATCGGCTCTAGAAGGGGAGTGTGGGTTCCTTGCTGCTAACCTCTATGCAAAGAGTGTTTTTGGGGAGGATGCCCTGGTGAATGTTAGCATCGAGAAACAAACAGATGGTAAGCTGGGTGGATACATCAGAATAAGAAGTAAAACTCAAGGTATTGCCCTGAGTCTTGGGGACAAGATCACTTTAAAACAAAAGGGAGGCTCTTAG